A single genomic interval of Mycolicibacterium sp. MU0053 harbors:
- a CDS encoding DUF2505 domain-containing protein yields the protein MPRSFDLSANYQGNVAQVHSAFADEQFWLARLDDSGADDATLDALVIAADGAIDVTTTQVLRADRLPGFVTQLYRGDLHITRKESWSAVVADRSTAAIAAHIPGAPVAATGAGNLYPDGAGAKVDLTITVEVKIPLLGGKVEGFIGSQLAELLISEQRFTTAWILDRQH from the coding sequence ATGCCGCGTTCATTCGACTTGTCGGCCAACTACCAGGGCAACGTTGCGCAGGTGCATTCGGCGTTCGCCGACGAGCAATTCTGGCTGGCCCGGCTCGACGACTCCGGCGCCGACGACGCCACCCTGGATGCCCTCGTCATCGCCGCGGACGGCGCGATCGACGTCACCACCACCCAGGTGCTACGGGCCGATCGGCTGCCCGGTTTCGTCACCCAGTTGTATCGCGGCGACCTGCACATCACGCGCAAGGAGTCCTGGAGTGCGGTCGTCGCGGACCGCTCGACCGCGGCGATCGCGGCCCACATCCCCGGCGCTCCGGTGGCGGCCACCGGAGCCGGCAATCTCTACCCGGACGGCGCGGGCGCCAAGGTCGATCTGACGATCACGGTGGAGGTCAAAATCCCGCTGCTGGGCGGCAAGGTCGAGGGGTTCATCGGCAGTCAGCTCGCCGAGCTGCTGATCAGCGAGCAACGATTCACCACGGCCTGGATCCTGGACCGGCAACACTGA
- a CDS encoding class I SAM-dependent methyltransferase: MGQPTRGTTGHNRLRRADRWLVHSPRVVAALAAAADPLVVDLGYGALPVTTLELAARLRGVRPDVRMVGLEIDPERVRAGRAAATGAVDFALGGFELAGLHPVLVRAFNVLRQYPAEEVPGAWSTMRAALAPGGLIVDGTCDELGRRSSWVLLDRDGPVSLTLACDPRHIERPSDLAERLPKVLIHLNVAGQPVHELLTAADRAWAATAAHGVFGPGERWRAMLTALQDAGVPLQPVRRKIRDAVLTVPWSVVAPA, translated from the coding sequence ATCGGACAGCCGACCCGCGGCACCACCGGACACAACCGGTTGCGGCGGGCCGACCGGTGGCTGGTGCATTCACCGCGGGTGGTCGCGGCGCTGGCCGCGGCCGCCGATCCGCTGGTGGTCGACCTGGGCTACGGCGCCCTGCCGGTGACGACGTTGGAGTTGGCGGCCCGGTTGCGCGGGGTGCGTCCCGATGTCCGGATGGTCGGACTGGAGATCGATCCCGAGCGGGTCCGCGCCGGGCGCGCCGCCGCCACCGGTGCGGTGGACTTCGCGTTGGGCGGCTTCGAGCTCGCCGGCCTGCATCCGGTGTTGGTGCGCGCGTTCAACGTGCTGCGGCAGTACCCGGCCGAAGAGGTCCCCGGCGCGTGGTCAACCATGCGGGCCGCGCTGGCCCCCGGTGGCCTCATCGTCGACGGCACCTGCGACGAGTTGGGGCGACGGTCGTCCTGGGTGCTGTTGGACCGCGACGGCCCGGTGAGCCTGACGCTGGCGTGCGACCCGCGGCACATCGAACGCCCCTCGGATCTGGCCGAGCGGTTGCCGAAGGTGCTGATCCACCTCAACGTGGCTGGGCAACCGGTGCACGAGTTGCTCACCGCCGCCGACCGGGCCTGGGCGGCCACGGCCGCCCACGGCGTCTTCGGGCCCGGGGAACGCTGGCGGGCCATGCTGACCGCGCTGCAGGACGCGGGGGTGCCGCTGCAGCCGGTACGGCGCAAGATCCGCGACGCGGTGCTGACCGTGCCGTGGTCCGTCGTCGCCCCCGCCTGA
- a CDS encoding MarR family winged helix-turn-helix transcriptional regulator: protein MTSSVLREYDTPSEDPAGSPAQLDAAEQQSWQRFLDASTLLLETLNRELKAVHQLTLYDVLLLDRLAKSEGGAARMSDLANDLVLIPSRVTAQIRRLETQGLVHRQACRNDRRSVIARITERGRSRLGPALRTYAEGVRALYLNPLSRQQAGALGDSCRRVSTGLKASGLFLKPPPS, encoded by the coding sequence ATGACTTCTAGCGTGCTGCGTGAATACGACACCCCGTCTGAGGATCCGGCCGGTTCACCGGCGCAACTCGACGCCGCCGAGCAGCAGTCCTGGCAGCGGTTCCTGGACGCGTCCACGCTGCTGCTCGAGACGTTGAACCGCGAACTCAAAGCCGTACACCAGCTCACCCTCTACGACGTCCTGCTGCTGGACCGGCTCGCCAAGTCCGAGGGTGGCGCCGCCCGAATGAGCGACCTCGCCAATGACCTGGTGCTCATTCCGAGTCGGGTGACCGCGCAGATCCGCCGGCTGGAGACCCAAGGCTTGGTACATCGGCAGGCGTGCCGCAACGACCGCCGCAGCGTGATCGCCCGCATCACCGAGCGGGGCCGGTCTCGGCTCGGGCCGGCGCTTCGGACCTACGCCGAGGGCGTCCGCGCCCTGTACTTGAACCCACTCTCCCGCCAGCAGGCCGGGGCCCTCGGCGATAGCTGCCGCCGCGTCAGCACGGGTCTGAAGGCATCGGGATTGTTCCTGAAACCACCTCCTTCCTAG
- a CDS encoding carbon-nitrogen hydrolase family protein, whose amino-acid sequence MRIALAQITTGTDPAANLATVEEISHRAAAEGASLVVFPEATMCRFGVPLGPIAQPLDGPWADGVRRIAAAADLTVVAGMFCPAPDGRVTNTLIAAGPDVDTHYDKIHLYDAFGFTESRTVAPGFTPVTIEVAGVTVGLTTCYDIRFPELYVELARRGAQLITVSASWGSGPGKLEQWTLLARARGLDTAGYLAAVDQAYPGDELAAAGPTGVGGSLLVGPYGQVLAAAEADPQLIVCDVDVETVAKARDALAVLTNRSPFTQLDRAESRG is encoded by the coding sequence ATGCGTATTGCTCTCGCCCAGATCACCACCGGTACCGACCCGGCGGCCAACCTGGCGACCGTCGAGGAGATCAGCCACCGGGCCGCGGCCGAGGGCGCGAGCCTGGTGGTGTTCCCCGAGGCCACCATGTGCCGATTCGGGGTGCCGTTGGGACCGATCGCGCAGCCCCTCGACGGGCCGTGGGCCGACGGGGTGCGGCGGATCGCGGCGGCGGCCGACCTCACCGTGGTCGCGGGCATGTTCTGCCCGGCGCCCGATGGCCGGGTGACCAACACCCTGATCGCCGCCGGACCCGACGTCGATACGCATTACGACAAGATCCACCTCTATGACGCCTTCGGGTTCACCGAGTCGCGCACGGTGGCACCCGGCTTCACCCCGGTGACCATCGAGGTCGCGGGCGTCACGGTCGGCCTGACCACGTGTTACGACATCCGTTTCCCCGAGTTGTATGTCGAGTTGGCGCGTCGCGGTGCGCAGCTGATCACGGTCAGCGCCTCCTGGGGGTCGGGCCCCGGCAAGCTCGAGCAGTGGACCCTGCTGGCCCGGGCCCGCGGGCTGGACACCGCCGGCTACCTCGCCGCGGTGGATCAGGCCTATCCGGGCGACGAACTCGCGGCGGCCGGGCCCACCGGCGTCGGCGGCAGCCTGCTGGTCGGTCCGTACGGCCAGGTGCTGGCCGCGGCGGAGGCGGATCCGCAGCTCATCGTCTGCGACGTGGACGTCGAGACGGTCGCCAAGGCACGCGACGCGTTGGCCGTGCTGACCAACCGCTCGCCCTTCACTCAGCTCGATAGGGCAGAATCGCGCGGGTGA
- a CDS encoding DUF2993 domain-containing protein, with protein sequence MTNPPQGNDPTWARPPQGTPPPESFNPTERMSTAPGAEARPTERMERPAPEPDPATQYIPRPDAPPPGAPGTPPPGAPGTPPPVEPERGSALRRFFRDPLSIVLVLVIVAALSIAGVLGGELYARKRANSIVAQVTSCVVQDEATASFGVVPPFLWQHVRGDYTNISIETAGNQVRDAKGMKVNIEIEDVRLQETANSGGTIGSLVATITWTAEGIKQTVQDAIPLFGGIISSAQTNPNDGTIELRGALGSVTTKPRVEDDGLALEVLSVSGLGFSLPRETVQPALDMFTSQLTKNYPMGIHADSVTVTDTGVTAQFSTTNADIPLSNEDPCFAGL encoded by the coding sequence GTGACGAATCCGCCGCAGGGCAACGACCCGACGTGGGCCCGCCCCCCGCAAGGCACGCCCCCGCCCGAGTCCTTCAATCCCACCGAACGCATGAGCACCGCCCCGGGCGCCGAGGCCCGGCCCACCGAGCGGATGGAGCGACCCGCACCGGAACCGGATCCGGCCACCCAATACATCCCACGCCCGGATGCGCCCCCGCCGGGCGCGCCGGGAACCCCGCCGCCGGGCGCGCCGGGAACCCCGCCGCCGGTCGAACCGGAGCGGGGCAGCGCGCTGCGCAGGTTCTTCCGGGACCCGCTGTCGATCGTGCTGGTACTGGTGATCGTGGCCGCGTTGTCGATCGCCGGCGTGCTCGGCGGCGAGCTGTACGCCCGCAAACGCGCCAATAGCATTGTGGCCCAGGTGACTTCGTGCGTAGTGCAGGACGAAGCCACCGCGTCCTTCGGGGTGGTGCCGCCGTTCCTGTGGCAGCACGTCCGCGGCGACTACACCAATATCTCCATCGAGACCGCCGGTAACCAGGTCCGCGACGCCAAGGGCATGAAGGTCAACATCGAGATCGAGGATGTCCGGCTGCAGGAGACCGCGAACTCCGGGGGCACCATCGGATCGCTGGTGGCGACCATCACCTGGACCGCCGAGGGCATCAAGCAGACCGTGCAGGACGCGATCCCGCTGTTCGGGGGCATCATCTCGAGCGCCCAGACCAACCCGAACGACGGCACCATCGAACTGCGTGGCGCGCTGGGCAGCGTCACGACCAAACCGCGGGTCGAGGACGACGGCCTGGCGCTGGAGGTGCTCAGCGTCAGCGGGCTCGGGTTCAGCCTCCCGCGCGAAACCGTGCAGCCTGCGCTGGACATGTTCACCTCGCAGCTGACCAAGAACTACCCGATGGGTATCCACGCGGACAGCGTGACCGTCACCGACACCGGCGTGACGGCCCAGTTCTCGACCACCAACGCCGACATCCCGCTGAGCAACGAGGATCCCTGCTTCGCCGGTCTGTGA
- the deoC gene encoding deoxyribose-phosphate aldolase: MSDWTRERVAALVDHTLLKPEATTAAVTALVAEAVAVGAFAVCVSPSMVDAAVAAAPADLTVATVAGFPSGKHLREIKAREAALAVAAGAAEVDMVLDVGAALSGDFAAVTAEVAAVRKAVPTAVLKVIVESAALLSLADADTLTSACRAAADAGADFVKTSTGFHPAGGASVTAISIMAAAVGADLGVKASGGIRTAADAIALLEAGATRLGLSGTAAVLDGLS, encoded by the coding sequence ATGTCGGATTGGACCCGCGAGCGGGTGGCCGCGCTCGTCGATCACACCCTGCTCAAACCCGAGGCCACCACCGCGGCGGTGACGGCGCTGGTGGCCGAGGCCGTGGCGGTGGGCGCCTTCGCGGTGTGCGTGTCGCCGTCGATGGTCGACGCCGCAGTCGCGGCGGCCCCGGCCGACCTGACCGTTGCCACGGTGGCCGGTTTCCCCTCCGGTAAGCATCTGCGCGAGATCAAGGCCCGCGAGGCCGCGCTGGCGGTGGCCGCCGGCGCTGCCGAGGTCGACATGGTCCTCGACGTCGGAGCCGCGCTGAGCGGGGATTTCGCCGCGGTGACCGCCGAGGTGGCCGCGGTCCGCAAGGCGGTGCCGACGGCCGTGCTCAAGGTCATCGTCGAATCCGCGGCGCTGCTTTCGCTCGCCGACGCCGACACCCTGACGTCGGCGTGCCGCGCCGCGGCCGACGCGGGCGCCGATTTTGTCAAGACCTCGACCGGGTTTCACCCCGCCGGCGGAGCGTCGGTGACCGCGATCTCGATCATGGCGGCCGCGGTCGGTGCCGACCTCGGCGTCAAGGCCAGCGGCGGGATCCGCACGGCCGCCGATGCGATCGCGCTACTCGAGGCCGGCGCCACCCGGCTCGGGTTGTCGGGCACCGCCGCGGTGCTCGACGGCCTTTCCTGA
- a CDS encoding DUF2599 domain-containing protein → MRLPLVTATLAVLSGLAMCPALATAGADEAAPTPALIEHAEWAQWGDLKSLRVYPTAVGRAEAGQLRNRAVGEAAWRQVLAAAPEADIPGMHEQFRCHWQLAEFAHPGKSSWNLEPWRPQVDPATMIETGCNPGGTQEPF, encoded by the coding sequence ATGCGCCTGCCGTTGGTCACCGCGACCCTGGCGGTGTTGTCCGGCCTCGCCATGTGCCCGGCGCTCGCCACCGCCGGCGCCGACGAGGCCGCACCGACGCCGGCATTGATCGAGCACGCCGAGTGGGCCCAGTGGGGGGATCTGAAAAGTCTGCGCGTGTACCCCACCGCGGTGGGCCGCGCCGAGGCCGGCCAGTTGCGCAACCGGGCCGTGGGCGAGGCGGCGTGGCGCCAGGTGCTCGCGGCCGCACCGGAGGCCGACATCCCCGGGATGCACGAGCAGTTCCGGTGCCACTGGCAACTGGCGGAGTTCGCGCACCCCGGCAAGTCCAGTTGGAATCTGGAGCCGTGGCGTCCTCAGGTCGATCCCGCGACCATGATCGAGACCGGTTGCAACCCCGGCGGCACCCAGGAGCCCTTCTGA
- a CDS encoding DUF2516 family protein, translating to MGVIVLVVMIAAAGAGLYAFVHAAMQGADAYPAVDKLTKPVWLLILGGGLLLLLLFQGIFGAAICATAAGVYLVDVKPKLLEIQGKSR from the coding sequence ATGGGCGTCATTGTGTTGGTCGTCATGATCGCCGCAGCCGGCGCCGGCCTCTATGCGTTTGTGCACGCCGCTATGCAGGGCGCCGACGCCTACCCCGCAGTCGACAAGCTCACCAAGCCGGTCTGGCTGCTGATCCTCGGCGGCGGGTTGTTGTTGCTGCTGCTGTTCCAGGGCATCTTCGGGGCCGCGATCTGTGCGACGGCCGCGGGCGTCTACCTCGTCGACGTCAAGCCCAAACTCCTCGAGATCCAGGGAAAGTCGCGCTGA
- a CDS encoding heparin-binding hemagglutinin gives MAENPTIEELKTPLLAAVGAADLALATVNEIVVTLRERAEGARTDVGSRAEERRAKLTGRVDEARDRLVQLQEELPKEFGDLREKLTADELRRVAEGYAEQAQTTYNRLVERGEAALERLRNQPVIEDAAGRAEGYVGQAVEVTQDALGTVAAQTRAVGERAAKLVGVDLPGRVDDAVLEAEIAVEKAAKKAPAKKAPAKKTPAKKAAAAKAPAKKAPAKKVTQK, from the coding sequence ATGGCAGAGAACCCGACCATCGAAGAGCTGAAGACCCCGTTGCTGGCTGCCGTCGGCGCCGCCGATCTGGCCCTGGCCACCGTCAACGAGATCGTCGTCACCCTGCGCGAGCGTGCCGAAGGGGCCCGCACCGACGTCGGCAGCCGCGCGGAGGAGCGTCGCGCCAAGCTGACCGGGCGCGTCGACGAGGCGCGGGACCGGTTGGTGCAGCTGCAGGAAGAGCTGCCCAAGGAGTTCGGCGACCTGCGTGAGAAGCTGACCGCCGACGAGCTCCGCCGCGTCGCGGAGGGCTACGCCGAGCAGGCACAGACCACCTACAACCGGCTCGTCGAGCGCGGCGAGGCCGCCCTTGAGCGGCTGCGCAACCAGCCGGTCATCGAGGACGCCGCCGGGCGTGCCGAGGGCTACGTGGGCCAGGCCGTCGAGGTCACCCAGGATGCGCTGGGCACCGTTGCGGCGCAGACCCGTGCCGTAGGCGAGCGGGCGGCCAAGCTGGTCGGTGTCGATCTGCCCGGCCGCGTCGATGACGCCGTGCTGGAAGCCGAGATCGCCGTGGAGAAGGCCGCCAAGAAGGCGCCCGCCAAGAAGGCCCCGGCCAAGAAGACGCCGGCCAAGAAGGCTGCCGCCGCCAAGGCTCCGGCCAAGAAGGCGCCGGCCAAGAAGGTCACCCAGAAGTAA
- a CDS encoding helix-turn-helix domain-containing protein, translated as MTQDENLAAVVTHAASDIGSFIRSQREAAQVSVRQLAEKAGVSNPYLSQIERGLRKPSAEVLNQIAKALRVSAEVLYVQAGILEPGERNAVRDAVVTDAAITERQKQVLLDIYNSFIQQNEAALEQDAIVAGEESATE; from the coding sequence ATGACGCAGGACGAAAATCTTGCCGCTGTGGTGACCCATGCTGCCTCCGATATCGGCAGCTTCATCCGCAGTCAGCGGGAGGCGGCGCAGGTTTCGGTGCGGCAGTTGGCCGAGAAGGCCGGGGTGAGCAATCCCTACCTCAGCCAGATCGAGCGGGGTCTCCGCAAGCCGTCCGCCGAGGTGCTCAACCAGATCGCCAAGGCGCTGCGCGTCTCGGCCGAAGTGCTCTATGTCCAGGCCGGAATTCTCGAACCCGGCGAGCGCAACGCGGTGCGGGACGCCGTGGTCACCGATGCCGCGATCACCGAGCGGCAGAAACAGGTGTTACTGGACATCTACAACTCGTTCATCCAACAGAACGAAGCGGCGCTTGAGCAGGACGCGATCGTCGCAGGCGAGGAGTCGGCCACTGAATAA
- a CDS encoding DUF445 domain-containing protein has protein sequence MSQARGSLVQSIAGADPAGDEERQRGLRRMKLVALSFLLGATVIFLVCTWAQRDGTAPEWVGYVRAAAEAGMVGALADWFAVTALFKHPLGIPIPHTAIIRRKKDQLGEGLGTFVRENFLSPDVVETKLRDAQVPSRVGKWLAEPANAHRVAEESATVLRVLVELLNDDDVQQIIDRMIVRRIAEPQWGPPVGRVLAQLLAEHRQEALLQLLCDRAFQWSLNAGETIERVVTRDSPSWSPKFVDQLVGDRIHRELMDFTDKVRRDPDHELRRSATRFLFEFADDLQNDAATIGKAENVKEQLMARDEVARAAETAWKTLKRLVLDGVDDPSSALRTRIADTVVRIGESLRDDPELRDKVESWIVRAAQHLVGQYGVEITSIITETIERWDAEDASRRIELHVGRDLQFIRINGTVVGALAGLVIYSVAQIIF, from the coding sequence ATGTCGCAGGCGCGGGGTTCGCTGGTGCAGTCCATCGCGGGAGCCGATCCGGCCGGCGACGAGGAACGCCAGCGCGGTTTACGCCGGATGAAGCTGGTCGCGCTGAGCTTCCTGCTGGGCGCGACGGTGATTTTCCTGGTCTGCACCTGGGCGCAACGCGACGGCACCGCCCCGGAGTGGGTGGGCTACGTGCGCGCCGCGGCCGAGGCCGGCATGGTCGGGGCGCTGGCGGACTGGTTCGCGGTCACCGCACTGTTCAAGCATCCGCTCGGGATACCGATTCCGCACACCGCGATCATCCGCCGCAAGAAGGACCAGCTCGGCGAGGGGTTGGGCACGTTCGTCCGGGAGAACTTCCTGTCGCCCGACGTCGTCGAGACGAAGCTGCGGGACGCGCAGGTGCCCAGCCGGGTGGGCAAGTGGCTGGCCGAGCCCGCCAACGCCCACCGGGTAGCCGAGGAATCCGCGACCGTGTTGCGGGTGCTCGTGGAGTTGCTCAACGACGACGACGTCCAGCAGATCATCGACCGGATGATCGTCCGTCGGATCGCCGAACCGCAGTGGGGTCCGCCGGTCGGACGGGTGCTCGCCCAACTGCTCGCCGAGCACCGACAGGAGGCTCTGCTGCAGTTGCTGTGCGACCGGGCCTTCCAGTGGTCGCTGAACGCCGGCGAGACCATCGAGCGCGTGGTGACGCGGGATTCGCCGAGTTGGTCGCCGAAGTTCGTCGATCAACTCGTCGGCGACCGCATCCACCGGGAGCTGATGGATTTCACCGACAAGGTGCGGCGCGATCCGGATCACGAGCTGCGCCGGTCGGCGACCCGGTTCCTGTTCGAGTTCGCTGACGACCTGCAGAACGACGCGGCCACCATCGGTAAGGCCGAGAACGTCAAGGAACAGTTGATGGCCCGCGACGAGGTCGCGCGGGCGGCCGAGACCGCGTGGAAGACGCTCAAGCGGCTGGTCCTCGACGGCGTCGACGACCCCTCCAGCGCGCTGCGGACCAGGATCGCCGACACGGTGGTGCGCATCGGGGAATCCCTGCGCGACGACCCCGAACTCCGCGACAAGGTCGAGAGCTGGATCGTGCGCGCGGCCCAGCATCTGGTGGGCCAGTACGGCGTCGAGATCACCTCGATCATCACCGAGACGATCGAGCGCTGGGACGCCGAGGACGCCAGCCGGCGCATCGAATTACACGTGGGCCGCGACCTGCAATTCATCCGAATCAACGGCACCGTGGTGGGTGCGTTGGCGGGCCTGGTCATCTACTCTGTGGCCCAAATCATATTCTGA
- a CDS encoding TetR/AcrR family transcriptional regulator has product MAQQPQPGAVRVDGRKRRWHQHKVDRRNELVDGTLEAIRSRGRDVSMDEIAAEIGVSKTVLYRYFVDKNDLTTAVMMRFAQTTLIPNMAAALSTELDGYDLVREIIRVYVETVAAEPEIYPFVFANSSASKSKVIADSERIIAGMLAVMFRRRMQRAGMNTKGVEPWAYMIVGGVQLATHSWMSHRRMSSDELIDYLTMLSWSALVGIVEVGGSLEQFNSMPHPTPIVPPSSD; this is encoded by the coding sequence GTGGCACAACAACCCCAACCGGGCGCTGTCCGGGTCGACGGCCGCAAGCGGCGCTGGCACCAGCACAAGGTGGACCGACGCAACGAGTTGGTGGACGGCACCCTGGAGGCGATCCGCAGCCGCGGCCGCGACGTCAGCATGGACGAAATAGCAGCGGAAATCGGAGTTTCGAAGACCGTGCTGTACCGGTACTTCGTCGACAAGAACGATCTGACGACGGCGGTGATGATGCGGTTCGCGCAAACCACCCTGATTCCCAACATGGCCGCGGCGCTGTCCACCGAACTCGACGGCTACGACCTGGTCCGGGAGATCATCCGGGTGTATGTCGAGACCGTCGCCGCCGAGCCGGAAATCTACCCGTTTGTGTTCGCAAACAGCTCCGCTAGCAAAAGCAAGGTGATCGCCGACAGCGAACGGATCATCGCCGGAATGCTCGCCGTGATGTTCCGCCGGCGCATGCAACGGGCCGGCATGAACACCAAGGGCGTCGAGCCCTGGGCCTACATGATCGTCGGCGGTGTCCAGCTGGCAACCCACTCGTGGATGTCGCACCGGCGGATGAGCTCCGACGAACTGATCGACTATCTGACCATGCTGTCGTGGAGCGCCCTGGTCGGCATCGTCGAGGTCGGCGGGTCACTGGAGCAGTTCAACAGCATGCCGCACCCCACCCCGATCGTGCCGCCCTCCTCGGACTAG
- a CDS encoding polyphosphate kinase 2 family protein, which produces MTLPELWTHHPQQILAFQAGDRVEDIDANSSPGFDGTKSDAPALQQQRNERFAELQEMLHANGRSGDHRSVLLVLQGMDTAGKGGIVEHVVGAGNPMGIRYTSFGVPTAEELQHHYLWRIRKALPGAGQIGVFDRSHYEDVLVVRVHNLVPPQVWGARYDEINAFERELTDAGTSIVKVAMFVSLEEQKQRLADRLASPDKYWKYNPGDLDERALWPQYREAYQAVLDQTSTAHAPWYVVPADKKWYSRLAVTELLIETLKSLELPWPPADFDVEAEKKRLLSSA; this is translated from the coding sequence ATGACTCTGCCCGAGCTTTGGACCCACCATCCGCAACAGATCCTGGCGTTCCAGGCCGGCGACCGGGTCGAAGACATCGACGCCAACTCCTCCCCCGGGTTCGACGGGACCAAGAGCGATGCCCCGGCGTTGCAGCAGCAACGCAACGAGCGTTTCGCCGAACTGCAGGAGATGCTGCATGCCAACGGCCGCAGCGGTGACCACCGCTCGGTGCTGCTGGTGCTGCAGGGGATGGACACCGCCGGCAAGGGCGGCATCGTCGAACATGTTGTGGGCGCCGGGAATCCGATGGGCATCCGCTACACCAGCTTCGGTGTCCCCACCGCCGAAGAGTTGCAACACCATTACCTGTGGCGGATCCGCAAGGCCCTGCCGGGCGCCGGGCAGATCGGGGTCTTCGACCGGTCCCACTACGAGGACGTGCTGGTGGTCCGCGTGCACAACCTGGTGCCGCCGCAGGTGTGGGGGGCGCGCTACGACGAGATCAACGCCTTCGAACGGGAACTGACCGACGCCGGCACGAGCATCGTCAAGGTCGCGATGTTCGTGTCGCTCGAGGAGCAGAAGCAACGCCTGGCCGACCGGCTGGCAAGCCCCGACAAGTACTGGAAGTACAACCCGGGAGACCTCGACGAGCGGGCGCTGTGGCCGCAATACCGGGAGGCCTATCAGGCCGTCCTGGACCAGACGTCCACGGCGCACGCACCGTGGTACGTGGTGCCCGCCGACAAGAAGTGGTACAGCCGCCTCGCGGTCACCGAACTCCTGATCGAGACGCTGAAATCCCTGGAATTGCCTTGGCCCCCAGCTGATTTCGATGTGGAGGCGGAGAAGAAGCGGTTGCTTTCTTCCGCGTAG
- a CDS encoding cyclopropane mycolic acid synthase family methyltransferase: protein MSSVEPELAPYYEESQSIYDVSDEFFALFLDPTMGYTCAYFERDDMTLEEAQNAKFDLALGKLNLEPGMTLLDVGCGWGGALRRAVEKFDVNVIGITLSKNQSEYSRKMLAGIDTKRSVEVRMQGWEEFTDKVDRIVSIGAFEAFKAERYPVFFERAYDILPADGGRMLLHTILAHTQKFFRDNNIKLTISDLKFMKFIGEVIFPGGQLPAVEDIEKLAANSGFTLERTHLLQPHYARTLDMWAANLEQARDKAIEIQSEEVYDRYMHYLTGCADFFKRGITNVGQFTLVK, encoded by the coding sequence ATGTCATCGGTCGAGCCTGAACTTGCGCCCTACTACGAGGAATCGCAGTCGATCTACGACGTGTCGGACGAGTTCTTCGCTCTGTTTCTCGATCCAACCATGGGATATACGTGCGCGTACTTCGAACGCGACGACATGACGCTGGAAGAGGCACAGAACGCGAAGTTCGATCTCGCCCTCGGAAAGCTGAACCTCGAACCCGGGATGACCCTGTTGGACGTCGGATGCGGCTGGGGCGGCGCGCTGCGCCGGGCAGTCGAGAAATTTGACGTCAACGTCATCGGTATCACCTTGAGCAAGAACCAAAGTGAGTACAGCCGCAAGATGCTGGCCGGGATCGACACCAAGCGTTCGGTCGAGGTGCGGATGCAGGGCTGGGAAGAATTCACCGACAAGGTCGATCGCATTGTCAGCATCGGCGCCTTCGAGGCCTTCAAGGCCGAGCGCTACCCGGTGTTCTTCGAGCGGGCCTATGACATCCTGCCCGCCGACGGTGGCCGGATGTTGCTGCACACCATCCTGGCCCACACCCAGAAGTTCTTCCGGGACAACAACATCAAGTTGACCATCAGTGACCTGAAGTTCATGAAGTTCATCGGTGAGGTGATTTTCCCCGGCGGTCAGCTGCCGGCCGTGGAGGACATCGAGAAGCTCGCCGCGAACTCCGGCTTCACCCTGGAGCGCACCCACCTGTTGCAGCCGCATTACGCCCGCACGCTGGACATGTGGGCCGCGAACCTGGAGCAGGCCCGCGACAAGGCCATCGAGATCCAGTCCGAAGAGGTCTACGACCGCTACATGCACTACCTGACGGGGTGCGCGGACTTCTTCAAGCGCGGCATCACCAACGTCGGACAGTTCACCCTGGTGAAGTAG